TCGCCCTGGCGACGGTGTTCGTGCTGAACGCGGTGGCGCTCTACCTCTTCCCGGCGGTGGGACACCTGCTGGGGCTGGGCCAGGAGCAGTTCGCGGTGTGGGCGGCGGTCGCCATCCACGACACCAGCTCGGTGGTGGGCGCGGCGGCGGCGTACGGGGACGTGGCGCTGGGGAGCGCGACGGTGCTGAAGCTGGCGCGGGCGCTCTGGATCGTCCCGCTCACGCTGGGCGCGGCCGCCCTGGTGCGCCGCTCACCCGGCGCCTTCGCCGCCCACGGGAGGGACGCGGCCGCGCGGGCGGGGATCCCCTGGTTCATCGGCTTCTTCCTGCTGGCGGCGGTCACCCGCACGCTCCTCCCTGCCGCCGCCGCCCCGGCGCTGGACAGCCTGGCCGGTCTCGCGCGCAGGGGACTGGTGCTGACGCTCTTCCTGATCGGCGCCGGGCTCAGCCGGGCGACGCTGCGGGCGGTGGGTCTCCGGCCGCTGGTGCAGGGGGTGCTCCTCTGGGCCGCCGTGACCTCGCTCGCCCTGCTGGCGGTGGTGCGGCTCCTCCCGCCGGGATAGGGCCGCACTGAGTCGCCGGCTCCCCGAACGAACCTCATCCGTTTCGGTCCACCGGGACGGTCATGTCGGGAGCGCCGACCTTCGACAGCCGCGCCCCCAGCCGTGGGGGTCAAGGATAGCCCGCCAGCGCCTCCTGCCCCAACCGTCTCGTCTTCGCCAACCGCAGCAGAACGATCCCGCCACTCGTAGTCAGGTGCAGAACGTTGTGGAC
The Longimicrobiaceae bacterium DNA segment above includes these coding regions:
- a CDS encoding putative sulfate exporter family transporter, which encodes MTPWASPALALALGAALALTAGNPFPERTARASKVLLQASVVGLGFGMPLAAVLEAGATGIGYTVAGIVVALLLGTLLGRWLRVERATSLLITAGTSICGGSAIAAVGPVIGAGAEAMSVALATVFVLNAVALYLFPAVGHLLGLGQEQFAVWAAVAIHDTSSVVGAAAAYGDVALGSATVLKLARALWIVPLTLGAAALVRRSPGAFAAHGRDAAARAGIPWFIGFFLLAAVTRTLLPAAAAPALDSLAGLARRGLVLTLFLIGAGLSRATLRAVGLRPLVQGVLLWAAVTSLALLAVVRLLPPG